Proteins encoded in a region of the Polyodon spathula isolate WHYD16114869_AA chromosome 9, ASM1765450v1, whole genome shotgun sequence genome:
- the LOC121321012 gene encoding fibronectin type III domain-containing protein 9-like, whose translation MGITVQNITATSATVMWPASPSCVDSFYSIMYHPNWNNLLTGYSRKNFLKEDKVPTEQTSTSLWNLSPQTSYILCVTCQSANPSGDQCRVFSTLGQDPSSSLGSGRKELAMGIWLTSSLLLLIIAGILLYGCLHIWCGKQQDNPEGTFAGPDLPDKREAAADSLYTHDNTGEDAQTATIIENPFTSSESSPRSDRNRELVPLACKHMDTPSQSL comes from the coding sequence ATGGGAATCACTGTGCAAAACATCACAGCCACCTCTGCCACAGTCATGTGGCCTGCCTCTCCGAGCTGTGTGGACAGCTTCTACAGCATCATGTACCACCCGAACTGGAACAATCTGCTCACAGGCTACTCCAGGAAGAACTTCCTTAAGGAGGACAAAGTTCCAACTGAACAGACCTCCACTAGCTTGTGGAACCTGAGTCCACAGACCAGCTACATCCTGTGTGTCACATGCCAGTCGGCCAACCCCTCTGGTGACCAGTGCAGAGTCTTCAGCACCCTGGGCCAGGACCCCTCCTCCTCGCTGGGTAGTGGCAGGAAGGAACTGGCCATGGGCATCTGGCTGACCAGCAGCCTCCTTCTGCTCATTATCGCTGGTATCCTCTTGTATGGCTGCCTGCACATCTGGTGCGGCAAACAGCAGGATAACCCAGAGGGGACCTTCGCCGGCCCAGATCTGCCAGACAAGAGAGAGGCTGCTGCAGACAGTCTCTACACGCATGACAACACTGGAGAAGATGCCCAAACGGCTACCATAATAGAGAACCCCTTTACTTCATCAGAGTCGTCTCCCCGCAGCGACAGAAATCGAGAGCTGGTGCCCCTGGCATGTAAACACATGGACACCCCTTCCCAGAGCCTTTGA